Proteins co-encoded in one Syngnathoides biaculeatus isolate LvHL_M chromosome 22, ASM1980259v1, whole genome shotgun sequence genomic window:
- the ubtd1b gene encoding ubiquitin domain-containing protein 1: MGGCVGRYWERWDDTQSRGSSRNGGRGGRNEPLKKDRPKWKSDYPMTEGQLRSKRDEFWDTAPAFDGRKEIWDALKAAAVALECNDHELAQAIVDGASITLPHGTLTECYDELGNRYQLPVYCLAPPVNLISERSDDDHSDSPQPPVAPKKEFQMKVRLSTGKDLRLSASMMDTIGQLKKQLHAQEDIEAAHQRWFFSGKLLTDKTRLQDTKIQKDFVIQVIINPQALPKVSPTTTITTTPVSE, translated from the exons ATGGGAGGATGTGTGGGAAGATACTGGGAACGGTGGGATGACACACAGAGCAGAGGCTCGTCCAGGAACGGTGGCCGAGGAG GTCGTAATGAACCACTGAAGAAAGATCGACCCAAGTGGAAGAGCGACTATCCGATGACTGAGGGCCAGCTGCGGAGCAAGCGTGACGAGTTTTGGGACACGGCGCCCGCATTTGATGGCCGGAAGGAGATCTGGGATGCCCTGAAAGCTGCAGCAGTGGCTCTGGAGTGTAATGACCACGAGCTGGCCCAAGCCATCGTAGACGGAGCTAGCATCACCCTACCGCACG GTACACTGACAGAGTGTTACGACGAACTGGGGAATCGCTACCAGCTGCCCGTCTACTGCCTCGCTCCACCTGTCAATCTAATTTCAGAGCGCAGCGACGACGACCACAGCGACAGCCCCCAACCTCCTGTGGCGCCAAAGAAGGAATTTCAGATGAAG GTGCGCCTGTCCACAGGAAAGGACCTACGCCTAAGTGCCAGCATGATGGACACTATTGGTCAGCTGAAGAAGCAGCTGCACGCCCAGGAAGACATTGAGGCCGCTCATCAGCGCTGGTTCTTCTCGGGAAAACTCCTCACAGATAAGACGCGACTGCAGGACACCAAGATCCAGAAGGACTTTGTCATTCAAGTTATTATCAACCCTCAGGCTCTCCCCAAGGTGTCACCCACAACCACAATCACCACCACCCCTGTATCCGAATAG